A single region of the Streptococcus sanguinis genome encodes:
- a CDS encoding M1 family metallopeptidase — protein MQAVKHFIETFVPEHYDLFLDLNRADKSFSGKVTVTGEAKTSKISLHQKDLTVEAVEVAGQARPFALDKDNEALYIELEAAGPVVVTITYTGKITDNMTGIYPSYYTVDGVKKEIISTQFESHFAREAFPSVDEPEAKATFDLALKFDQAEGELALSNMPEIDVENRKATGVWKFETTPRMSSYLLAFAAGDMQGITAKTKNGTLVGVYATKAHPASNLEFALDIAVRCIEFYEEYYGVKYPIPQSLHVALPDFSAGAMENWGLVTYREIYLLVDENSTALSRQTVALVVAHELAHQWFGNLVTMKWWDDLWLNESFANMMEYVSVDAIEPSWKIFEDFQTSGAPYALKRDATDGVQSVHVEVKHPDEINTLFDGAIVYAKGSRLMHMLRRWLGDDAFRKGLGAYFEKHQYGNTIGRDLWDALSQASGRDVAAFMDAWLEQPGYPVVTAKVENDSLILTQKQFFIGEHEDKGRLWPVPLNSNWQGLPDTLTTERLEIPNYAALAAQNDGALRLNTENTAHYITDYQGELLDALLNNLSSLDNISKLQIVQERRLLAESGKISYADLLPVISKLANETSYMVVSAVSQVLEGLNRFVDEGSQTEEDYKALLKVLSQSNFDRLGFEKQEGESDEDEMVRQLIVGNMIKADDETAKAQASQIFDKYRDNLEKLPAAIRLQVLVNQIKHHESKELAKLYLDLYVASNDGSFKNALSTALSYTKNKETLDELLATWKDKFTVKPQDLSAWYARFLSRDFTQEAVWTWARENWDWIKAALGGDMSFDSFVISPAVVFKTEKRLAEYKAFFEPQLDDMAISRNISMGIKEIAARVELVNREKEAVEKAIRAAIR, from the coding sequence ATGCAAGCAGTTAAACATTTTATTGAAACTTTTGTTCCTGAGCACTATGATCTCTTTTTGGATCTGAATCGTGCCGACAAGTCTTTTTCAGGCAAGGTGACCGTTACTGGAGAAGCTAAGACGAGTAAGATTTCCCTACATCAAAAAGATTTGACAGTTGAAGCTGTAGAGGTGGCTGGCCAAGCTCGTCCTTTCGCTCTGGATAAGGATAATGAAGCTCTTTATATTGAGCTGGAAGCAGCTGGTCCTGTAGTTGTGACAATAACTTATACTGGTAAGATTACGGACAATATGACGGGGATTTACCCATCTTACTACACGGTAGATGGTGTGAAAAAAGAGATTATTTCTACGCAGTTTGAGAGCCATTTTGCCCGCGAAGCCTTTCCGAGTGTAGATGAGCCAGAGGCTAAGGCAACTTTTGATTTAGCTTTGAAATTTGACCAAGCAGAGGGTGAGTTGGCTCTGTCTAATATGCCAGAAATTGATGTTGAAAACCGCAAAGCGACTGGCGTTTGGAAGTTTGAAACGACTCCACGTATGTCTTCCTATCTCTTGGCTTTTGCTGCGGGTGATATGCAAGGAATTACTGCTAAAACCAAGAATGGAACTTTAGTAGGAGTTTATGCGACCAAGGCCCACCCAGCCAGCAATCTAGAGTTTGCTTTGGACATTGCGGTTCGCTGTATCGAATTTTACGAAGAATACTACGGAGTCAAGTACCCTATTCCTCAGTCACTCCATGTGGCCCTGCCTGACTTTTCTGCTGGGGCTATGGAAAACTGGGGCTTGGTAACCTATCGGGAAATTTATCTGCTGGTGGATGAAAATTCAACAGCTCTGAGCCGTCAGACAGTTGCCTTGGTTGTTGCACACGAACTAGCCCACCAATGGTTCGGAAATCTAGTGACCATGAAGTGGTGGGATGACCTCTGGCTCAATGAGAGCTTTGCCAATATGATGGAATATGTCTCAGTTGATGCGATTGAGCCTAGCTGGAAGATTTTTGAAGATTTCCAGACCAGCGGAGCTCCTTATGCCCTCAAGCGTGACGCGACAGATGGCGTTCAGTCGGTCCATGTAGAGGTCAAGCACCCTGATGAAATCAATACTCTTTTTGATGGGGCGATTGTCTATGCCAAGGGAAGCCGCCTCATGCACATGCTGCGCCGTTGGCTGGGAGATGATGCTTTCCGTAAGGGACTAGGTGCCTACTTTGAGAAGCATCAGTATGGCAATACTATCGGTCGTGACCTATGGGACGCTCTTTCTCAAGCTTCTGGCCGTGATGTAGCAGCCTTTATGGATGCTTGGCTAGAGCAGCCGGGGTATCCAGTCGTCACTGCCAAGGTCGAAAACGACTCCTTGATTTTGACGCAGAAGCAGTTCTTCATTGGGGAGCACGAAGACAAAGGTCGCCTCTGGCCAGTACCGCTCAATAGCAACTGGCAAGGACTCCCTGATACACTGACGACAGAAAGACTGGAAATTCCCAATTATGCAGCCTTGGCAGCGCAAAATGACGGGGCCCTGCGTCTCAATACAGAAAACACTGCCCACTATATTACAGATTATCAGGGTGAGTTGCTGGATGCTCTTCTGAATAATCTCAGCTCTTTGGACAATATTAGTAAACTGCAAATCGTGCAGGAGCGCCGACTTCTAGCAGAGTCAGGTAAGATTTCCTATGCGGACCTGCTGCCAGTTATCAGCAAGCTAGCAAACGAAACTTCTTATATGGTGGTTTCAGCTGTTTCCCAAGTGCTGGAAGGCTTGAACCGCTTTGTGGATGAAGGCAGTCAGACAGAAGAAGATTACAAAGCCCTGTTGAAAGTTCTCAGTCAAAGTAATTTTGACCGCCTTGGTTTTGAAAAGCAGGAAGGTGAAAGCGATGAGGATGAGATGGTTCGTCAGCTGATTGTGGGCAATATGATTAAGGCCGACGACGAGACAGCTAAAGCTCAAGCTAGCCAGATTTTTGACAAGTATCGTGATAATTTGGAAAAACTCCCTGCCGCTATTCGCTTGCAGGTATTGGTCAACCAAATCAAGCATCATGAAAGCAAGGAGCTGGCTAAGCTTTATCTGGACCTCTATGTCGCTTCAAATGACGGAAGCTTCAAAAATGCTCTTTCTACAGCCCTTTCTTATACGAAGAACAAGGAAACCTTGGATGAACTGTTAGCGACTTGGAAGGACAAATTTACTGTGAAACCGCAGGATTTGTCAGCTTGGTATGCTCGATTCCTCAGCCGTGATTTTACTCAAGAAGCAGTGTGGACTTGGGCGCGTGAGAATTGGGACTGGATCAAGGCAGCGCTAGGTGGCGACATGAGCTTTGATAGCTTTGTCATTAGCCCAGCAGTGGTCTTCAAGACAGAGAAGAGATTAGCAGAGTATAAAGCCTTCTTTGAGCCTCAGTTGGACGATATGGCGATTAGCCGAAATATCAGCATGGGAATCAAAGAAATAGCTGCTCGTGTTGAACTGGTGAATCGTGAGAAAGAAGCAGTGGAAAAAGCAATTCGAGCTGCAATCAGATAG
- the phoU gene encoding phosphate signaling complex protein PhoU, with product MLRVQFEEDLEKLHNQFYAMGNEVLSQINRTVRAFVTHDRELARQVIEDDAEVNEYEVKLEKKSLEIIALQQPVSQDLRTVITVLKASSDLERMGDHAVSIAKATVRMKGEVRIESVEDAISKMGRDVKNFVEETLNVYLNGNVDQAYAVAAMDEKINQYFDDIRDLATEEIKQNPELIVTGRDYFQVISYLERIGDYAKNICEWVVYFETGKIIEL from the coding sequence ATGCTTAGAGTACAATTTGAAGAAGATTTAGAAAAACTTCATAATCAATTCTACGCGATGGGAAACGAAGTCCTATCGCAGATTAACCGAACGGTTCGTGCCTTTGTCACACATGACCGTGAACTGGCTCGTCAGGTCATTGAAGACGATGCCGAAGTCAATGAATACGAAGTGAAACTGGAGAAAAAATCTCTGGAAATCATCGCCTTGCAGCAGCCTGTGTCTCAGGATTTACGGACCGTTATCACCGTGCTGAAGGCCAGCAGTGACTTGGAACGCATGGGTGACCACGCTGTATCTATTGCCAAAGCTACTGTTCGGATGAAGGGAGAAGTCCGCATCGAGTCCGTAGAAGATGCCATCAGCAAGATGGGGCGCGATGTTAAGAATTTCGTCGAAGAAACTCTGAACGTCTACCTCAATGGAAATGTAGACCAAGCCTATGCTGTAGCAGCTATGGATGAGAAAATCAACCAATACTTTGATGATATTCGCGATCTTGCTACAGAGGAAATCAAACAAAATCCAGAGCTGATTGTAACTGGCCGCGACTATTTCCAAGTTATCTCTTACTTGGAACGAATCGGCGATTATGCTAAGAATATCTGTGAATGGGTTGTTTACTTTGAAACAGGTAAAATTATTGAGTTGTGA